In one Streptomyces marincola genomic region, the following are encoded:
- a CDS encoding HNH endonuclease family protein, translating to MNKRLRAMAVSAVAGAVVFTAGGCGSDDDSGGSAAGEADGTGGASGGRQPAETGDGAAPRPGGGHELPGLPDPAEAAGLLAELTVAEPEPMTGYSRDRFPHWASVDGCTVRQLVLRRDGEGVEVDDECRPVAGSWFSAYDAREYGDDGEIDIDHMVPLANAWRSGADAWTDDERGEFANDLEHPQLIAVASGVNREKGDQSPDEWLPPAEDFHCTYAVAWTSVKHTYELTITEAELATLTDLLGTCEA from the coding sequence ATGAACAAGCGGCTTCGGGCAATGGCGGTCTCGGCGGTGGCGGGCGCGGTGGTGTTCACCGCCGGGGGCTGCGGGTCGGACGACGACTCCGGCGGAAGCGCCGCAGGGGAGGCGGACGGGACGGGCGGTGCGTCCGGCGGCCGGCAGCCGGCCGAGACGGGGGACGGCGCCGCGCCGCGCCCCGGCGGCGGGCACGAGCTGCCCGGGCTGCCGGACCCGGCCGAGGCCGCCGGGCTGCTCGCGGAACTCACCGTGGCCGAGCCGGAGCCGATGACCGGCTACTCAAGGGACAGGTTCCCGCACTGGGCCAGCGTGGACGGCTGCACCGTCCGCCAGCTGGTGCTGCGCCGCGACGGCGAGGGCGTCGAGGTCGACGACGAGTGCCGGCCGGTGGCGGGCTCGTGGTTCAGCGCCTACGACGCGCGGGAGTACGGGGACGACGGCGAGATCGACATCGACCACATGGTGCCGTTGGCCAACGCCTGGCGCTCGGGCGCCGACGCGTGGACGGACGACGAGCGCGGCGAGTTCGCCAACGACCTGGAGCATCCGCAGCTCATCGCCGTCGCCTCGGGCGTCAACCGCGAGAAGGGCGACCAGTCGCCCGACGAGTGGCTGCCGCCCGCCGAGGACTTCCACTGCACCTACGCGGTGGCCTGGACCTCGGTCAAGCACACCTACGAGCTGACCATTACGGAAGCCGAACTCGCCACGCTCACCGACCTGTTGGGGACCTGCGAGGCGTGA
- a CDS encoding GOLPH3/VPS74 family protein, which yields MGRSRRTIPEELLLLALDPTTGTTAQPQSLDLGLAGAQLVELALAGRIAPDGDRIAVVLPRPTGDPTLDSALELLRRRGSPVRAVHWIGGPRLGLRQTYLTHLERCGMVHAVENQMCGVLPTTRYQATETAVSRQIRARLDTAIRTGSPPDARTAALAALAHAVGLGKHLYPGNEGRSSRSRLRDLIRHDPMGGLVAHAVMDVQNGVAGQAAAARRPQQGGARKASGRAPATAASPAPAMSVVGQSQQHGGEQTTRRGVTRTAVRPSLSH from the coding sequence ATGGGCAGGAGTCGTAGAACCATTCCGGAGGAGCTGCTGCTGCTCGCTCTGGACCCGACCACGGGTACCACGGCGCAGCCGCAGTCGCTCGACCTCGGCCTCGCCGGAGCACAGCTCGTCGAGCTGGCCCTGGCGGGACGGATAGCCCCAGATGGGGACCGAATAGCCGTGGTACTGCCACGGCCGACCGGAGATCCGACGCTGGACTCCGCACTGGAGCTGCTGCGCAGGCGCGGCAGCCCGGTCCGGGCCGTCCACTGGATCGGCGGGCCCCGACTGGGTCTTCGCCAAACCTATCTCACGCATCTGGAGCGCTGCGGCATGGTGCACGCGGTCGAGAACCAGATGTGCGGAGTGCTGCCGACGACGCGGTACCAGGCGACGGAGACCGCGGTCAGCCGGCAGATCAGGGCCAGGCTCGACACCGCGATCCGCACCGGCTCGCCGCCGGACGCGCGCACCGCGGCGCTCGCGGCCCTGGCGCACGCCGTGGGTCTCGGGAAGCACCTGTACCCGGGGAACGAGGGGCGGTCCTCCCGTTCCCGGCTCCGGGACCTGATCAGGCACGACCCGATGGGCGGCCTGGTGGCGCACGCCGTCATGGACGTCCAGAACGGCGTGGCGGGACAGGCGGCTGCCGCGCGGCGACCGCAGCAGGGCGGCGCGCGCAAGGCGTCGGGGCGTGCCCCGGCGACCGCCGCGTCCCCGGCGCCGGCCATGAGCGTGGTCGGGCAGTCCCAGCAGCACGGTGGCGAGCAGACGACGCGGAGAGGAGTGACGCGCACCGCGGTACGCCCTTCGCTCTCGCACTGA
- a CDS encoding helix-turn-helix domain-containing protein — MVGNVNPTVRRRRLGQELRRLREERAMTAEEVADRLLVSQSKISRLENGRRSISPRDVRDLCGVYGVEDKRLVESLMQMARESRQQGWWHAFAELSPSYSVYIGLETDASSLRVYEPQIVPGLLQTPEYASALISGALPEVGPDEVGSRVQVRLRRQQRLWDDKNPLRLWAVVDEAVLRREVGGPRTMLGQMRRLAECAELPHVTLQVLPFSAGAHPGVNGQYAILEFPEASDSTVIYLEGGTSDLYLEKPHDVQYYSVMYEHLRAQALSPERSRRVIADQAAAFRSALT; from the coding sequence GTGGTGGGCAACGTCAATCCCACGGTCCGGCGTCGGCGGCTCGGCCAGGAGCTGAGGCGGCTCCGCGAGGAGCGGGCCATGACGGCGGAGGAGGTGGCCGACCGGCTGCTGGTGTCCCAGTCGAAGATCAGCAGGCTGGAGAACGGCCGCCGCAGCATCAGCCCCCGGGACGTCAGGGACCTGTGCGGGGTGTACGGCGTCGAGGACAAGCGGCTCGTCGAGTCGTTGATGCAGATGGCGCGGGAGTCGCGGCAGCAGGGCTGGTGGCACGCGTTCGCCGAGCTGTCGCCCAGCTACAGCGTCTACATCGGCCTGGAGACCGACGCGTCCTCGTTACGCGTCTACGAACCGCAGATCGTGCCCGGCCTGCTCCAGACGCCGGAGTACGCGTCGGCCCTCATCTCGGGCGCTCTGCCCGAGGTCGGGCCGGACGAGGTCGGCAGCCGGGTGCAGGTGCGGCTGCGGCGGCAGCAGCGGCTGTGGGACGACAAGAACCCGCTGCGCCTGTGGGCCGTCGTGGACGAGGCGGTGCTGCGCCGGGAGGTCGGCGGTCCGCGGACGATGCTGGGCCAGATGCGCCGGCTCGCGGAGTGCGCGGAACTGCCGCACGTGACGCTCCAGGTGCTGCCGTTCTCCGCGGGCGCGCATCCCGGCGTGAACGGGCAGTACGCGATCCTCGAATTCCCCGAGGCGTCCGACTCCACGGTGATCTACCTGGAGGGCGGCACCAGCGACCTCTATCTGGAGAAGCCGCACGACGTGCAGTACTACAGCGTCATGTACGAGCACCTGCGGGCCCAGGCGCTCAGCCCGGAGAGGTCCAGGCGCGTCATCGCGGACCAGGCCGCGGCGTTCCGGTCCGCTCTCACCTGA
- a CDS encoding D-alanyl-D-alanine carboxypeptidase, with protein sequence MSGGTAAPAARAASGADADASGRDERDASEERDASEERDASEERDASEERGERDARDQREPEGREGPEGREGPEGREGPEPAPDERAGAGAAEDAPEPEAEGSEGSEAGAAAERDEKVGKSEQNGEPEERAKDADEERAEQAGEPEERDAAAGPDSAEEISPARADSEDSEDRTDDEDREDREDREDGKDSEGGEPAGTSGTPAAADRTAVLRLPADAGTGRASAGGEEGDERPKDTAEAEDAGDAGDAAGTADARDGEDAKSAKDRGQQKDRAGDKGAGEDGDEDRDDDGEDAGPEADRTAMLRVPAATAATDATDAADDRTTSLRATDAADRGTTHLRVTDKAPAGPATAEPEAGRPAAPPAPDAPPDSARDPLELLAALTNRPPPPPTPWRTAVRRFKIWTPLVLLLLIVLAVVQSVRPLPEPALDLTAAESYTFEGDMPEVPWPAAGQATLSVAGLGTFGSSGEQEPVPIASVAKVMTAYVILRDHPIEGDGTGAEIPVDQLAEDEAGLSEQNESTVVVEAGSTITQREALQAIMIPSANNVARLLARWDAGSEEAFVEKMNEAAAELGMDNTTYTDPSGLLAETVSTSEDQTRLAQAVMEYPVFRQIAAMPEYTDSLGTTHRNWNGLVPMNGVVGIKTGTTTAAGGNLMFAARQEVGGTSQLIVGAVLAQPPHPSDNSILTQALESGDILMTYAQEQLRAETVLAAGDVVGEVDDGLGGRTPVTVTEDVQAVGWPGLEVGVELNGGAEGIPGSADAGAEVGQLTVGDGPGQVVVPLALEEALAEPGFSARLTRIG encoded by the coding sequence GTGAGTGGGGGCACGGCAGCGCCTGCGGCGCGGGCGGCGTCGGGCGCGGACGCGGACGCGTCCGGGCGGGACGAGCGGGACGCGAGCGAAGAGCGGGACGCGAGCGAAGAGCGGGACGCGAGCGAAGAGCGGGACGCGAGCGAAGAGCGCGGCGAGCGGGACGCGCGCGACCAGCGGGAGCCGGAGGGCCGCGAGGGGCCGGAGGGCCGCGAGGGGCCGGAGGGCCGCGAGGGGCCGGAGCCGGCCCCGGACGAACGAGCCGGAGCGGGGGCCGCCGAGGACGCCCCCGAGCCGGAGGCGGAGGGCTCCGAGGGCTCCGAGGCGGGCGCCGCGGCCGAGCGGGACGAGAAGGTCGGGAAGAGCGAGCAGAACGGCGAGCCGGAGGAGCGCGCCAAGGACGCCGACGAGGAGCGCGCCGAGCAGGCCGGGGAGCCGGAGGAACGGGACGCAGCGGCCGGCCCCGACAGCGCGGAGGAGATATCCCCGGCGCGGGCCGACAGCGAGGACAGCGAAGACCGCACAGACGACGAAGACCGCGAAGACCGCGAAGACCGCGAAGACGGCAAAGACAGCGAGGGCGGCGAGCCCGCCGGAACGTCCGGCACCCCGGCGGCGGCGGACCGCACGGCCGTGCTGCGGCTGCCCGCCGACGCCGGCACCGGCCGGGCGAGCGCGGGCGGCGAGGAGGGCGACGAGCGCCCCAAGGACACCGCGGAAGCCGAGGACGCCGGGGACGCCGGGGACGCAGCCGGAACGGCGGACGCCCGCGACGGCGAGGACGCGAAGAGCGCGAAGGACCGGGGGCAGCAGAAGGACCGGGCGGGCGACAAGGGCGCAGGCGAGGACGGCGACGAGGACCGGGACGACGACGGCGAGGACGCCGGGCCGGAGGCGGACCGCACGGCCATGCTGCGCGTTCCCGCCGCGACCGCCGCGACAGACGCGACAGACGCGGCGGACGACCGCACGACGTCCCTGCGCGCCACGGACGCGGCCGATCGCGGGACGACGCACCTCCGGGTGACCGACAAGGCCCCGGCCGGGCCCGCGACCGCGGAGCCCGAGGCCGGGCGGCCGGCCGCGCCGCCCGCGCCGGACGCGCCGCCGGACTCCGCGCGCGACCCGCTGGAGTTGCTCGCCGCCCTGACCAACCGGCCCCCGCCACCGCCCACTCCGTGGCGGACGGCGGTGCGCCGGTTCAAGATCTGGACCCCGCTCGTCCTGCTCCTGCTGATCGTCCTCGCGGTCGTGCAGTCGGTGCGCCCGCTGCCCGAGCCCGCGCTCGACCTGACGGCGGCCGAGAGCTACACGTTCGAGGGCGACATGCCTGAGGTGCCGTGGCCGGCCGCCGGGCAGGCGACGCTGTCCGTGGCGGGGCTCGGCACGTTCGGCTCGTCGGGCGAGCAGGAACCGGTCCCGATCGCGTCGGTCGCGAAAGTGATGACCGCCTACGTCATCCTGCGCGACCACCCGATCGAGGGCGACGGCACCGGCGCGGAGATCCCCGTCGACCAACTCGCCGAGGACGAGGCGGGTCTCTCCGAGCAGAACGAGTCGACCGTCGTGGTCGAGGCCGGGAGCACCATCACGCAGCGGGAGGCGCTCCAGGCCATCATGATCCCGTCCGCGAACAACGTGGCCCGGCTGCTGGCCCGTTGGGACGCGGGGTCGGAGGAGGCGTTCGTCGAGAAGATGAACGAGGCCGCCGCCGAGCTGGGGATGGACAACACGACCTACACCGACCCGAGCGGCCTGCTGGCGGAGACCGTGTCCACGTCCGAGGACCAGACCAGGCTGGCGCAGGCGGTGATGGAGTACCCGGTCTTCCGGCAGATCGCGGCCATGCCCGAGTACACCGACAGCCTGGGCACCACCCACCGGAACTGGAACGGCCTGGTGCCGATGAACGGCGTGGTCGGCATCAAGACCGGCACCACGACCGCCGCGGGCGGCAACCTGATGTTCGCCGCGCGCCAGGAGGTGGGCGGCACCTCGCAGTTGATCGTGGGAGCCGTGCTGGCCCAGCCGCCGCACCCGTCCGACAACTCGATCCTCACCCAGGCACTCGAATCGGGCGACATCCTGATGACGTACGCCCAGGAGCAGTTGCGCGCCGAAACGGTTCTCGCGGCGGGCGACGTGGTCGGGGAGGTCGACGACGGCCTCGGCGGGCGCACCCCGGTGACCGTCACCGAGGACGTGCAGGCCGTGGGCTGGCCGGGACTTGAGGTCGGCGTCGAGCTGAACGGTGGCGCCGAGGGGATTCCCGGCTCCGCGGACGCGGGGGCCGAGGTCGGGCAGCTGACGGTCGGCGACGGGCCGGGGCAGGTGGTCGTCCCGCTCGCGCTGGAGGAGGCCCTGGCGGAGCCGGGCTTCTCCGCGCGGCTGACCCGCATCGGCTGA
- a CDS encoding IlvD/Edd family dehydratase, with translation MTAPEKATPEKAAGTTSAGATPAEHAAGATGRRSGAWFAAEGRNGFIHRSWMRNQGFGPEVFDGRPVIGIASSWSELTPCNAHLRDVADAVKRGVWEAGGLPLEFPVMSLGETLMRPTTMLFRNLMAMEAEETIRANPLDGVVLLSGCDKTTPALLMAAASVDLPALMVTGGPMLNGKFQGRELGSGTDVWRLSEEVRAGRMTPAELSEAEGCMSRSRGHCMTMGTASTMACVAEALGMQLPGSAAIPAVDARRFALAQAAGRRAVALVEEDVRPSAVLTREAFENAIRANAALGGSTNAVVHLLALAGRVGVPLDLDDFDRLTTEVPVLVDLMPSGRFLMEDFFYAGGLPAVLRELGALGLLHGDAPTVGGVTVREATGEAPCWNREVIRAADEPFRPAGEGTVVLRGSLCPDGAVLKISAASPHLLRHRGRALVFDRIEDYTAVADDPDLPVDADTVLVIRNAGPRGYPGFPEVGNPPVPKVLLEAGVEDIVRISDARMSGTGYGTCVLHVAPEAAVGGPLALVRTGDWIELDAAARRLDLDVPAEELAARTPAPPSEPKPERGWARLYTEHVMQADRGADLDFLVGRSGDAVPRHSH, from the coding sequence ATGACAGCACCCGAGAAGGCGACGCCGGAGAAGGCGGCGGGAACGACATCCGCCGGAGCGACACCGGCGGAGCACGCGGCCGGGGCCACCGGGCGCCGCAGCGGCGCGTGGTTCGCCGCCGAGGGACGCAACGGCTTCATCCACCGCTCCTGGATGCGCAACCAGGGCTTCGGCCCCGAGGTGTTCGACGGCCGCCCCGTCATCGGCATCGCGAGCAGCTGGTCGGAGCTGACCCCCTGCAACGCGCACCTGCGCGACGTCGCGGACGCCGTCAAGCGCGGCGTCTGGGAGGCCGGCGGCCTGCCGCTCGAATTCCCCGTCATGTCGCTCGGCGAGACGCTGATGCGCCCCACCACCATGCTGTTCCGCAACCTGATGGCCATGGAGGCAGAGGAGACCATCCGCGCCAACCCGCTCGACGGCGTCGTCCTCCTCTCCGGCTGCGACAAGACCACCCCCGCCCTGCTGATGGCCGCGGCCAGCGTCGACCTGCCCGCCCTCATGGTGACCGGCGGGCCCATGCTCAACGGCAAGTTCCAGGGCCGCGAACTCGGTTCCGGCACCGACGTGTGGCGGCTGAGCGAGGAGGTCAGGGCCGGACGCATGACCCCGGCGGAACTGAGCGAGGCCGAGGGCTGCATGTCCCGCAGCCGCGGCCACTGCATGACGATGGGCACCGCGTCCACGATGGCCTGCGTGGCCGAGGCCCTGGGCATGCAACTGCCGGGCTCGGCCGCGATTCCCGCCGTGGACGCCCGCAGGTTCGCGCTGGCGCAGGCGGCGGGCCGCCGCGCGGTGGCGCTGGTCGAGGAGGACGTGCGGCCCTCGGCCGTGCTGACCCGCGAGGCGTTCGAGAACGCGATCCGCGCCAACGCGGCGCTCGGCGGCTCCACCAACGCGGTCGTGCACCTGCTCGCACTCGCCGGCCGCGTCGGAGTGCCCCTCGACCTCGACGACTTCGACCGGCTGACCACCGAAGTGCCCGTGCTGGTCGACCTGATGCCCTCGGGGCGCTTCCTGATGGAGGACTTCTTCTACGCCGGCGGCCTGCCCGCCGTGCTGCGCGAACTGGGCGCGCTCGGCCTGCTGCACGGCGACGCGCCGACCGTCGGCGGCGTCACCGTGCGGGAGGCCACCGGCGAGGCGCCGTGCTGGAACCGCGAGGTGATCCGCGCGGCGGACGAGCCGTTCCGCCCGGCCGGCGAGGGCACCGTCGTGCTGCGCGGCTCCCTGTGCCCCGACGGCGCCGTGCTGAAGATCTCCGCCGCCTCGCCCCACCTGCTCAGGCACCGCGGGCGCGCGCTGGTCTTCGACCGCATCGAGGACTACACGGCCGTCGCCGACGACCCCGACCTGCCGGTCGACGCCGACACCGTGCTCGTCATCCGCAACGCCGGCCCCCGCGGCTACCCGGGGTTCCCCGAGGTGGGCAACCCGCCGGTGCCCAAGGTGCTCCTCGAAGCGGGCGTCGAGGACATCGTGCGCATCAGCGACGCGCGCATGAGCGGCACCGGCTACGGAACGTGCGTCCTGCACGTCGCCCCCGAGGCCGCCGTGGGCGGCCCGCTCGCGCTGGTCCGCACCGGCGACTGGATCGAACTCGACGCCGCGGCCCGCAGACTCGACCTCGACGTGCCCGCGGAGGAACTCGCCGCGCGCACCCCGGCGCCGCCGTCGGAGCCGAAGCCGGAACGCGGCTGGGCGCGGCTGTACACGGAGCACGTCATGCAGGCCGACCGGGGCGCCGACCTCGACTTCCTGGTGGGCCGCAGCGGCGACGCCGTGCCGCGCCACTCGCACTAG
- a CDS encoding GH1 family beta-glucosidase, producing the protein MTHDLSTEQFPEGFAWGTATASYQIEGAVHEDGRLPSVWDTFAHTPGKVFRNQTGDVAADHYHRWPEDVSLLADLGVTHYRFSLAWPRIQPEGYGPVNGAGVDFYSRLVDSLLDHGITPWVTLYHWDLPQPLEDAGGWPRRETAEKFAEYAALIHQRLGDRVRDWTTLNEPWCAAFLGYASGYHAPGRADGAAAMRAAHHLMLGHGLAVEALRAQGAANLGLTVNLYPVDAATDGDADRDAARRIDGLMNRLFLDPVLRGSYPADVLKDVAEITGTEHVRDGDLATISAPLDFLGVNYYSRHVVRAGAPRPGPSQWVGSSDVEFVKRGVPETEMGWEIDPDGLYETLTRLAREYGPLPLYVTENGAAFPDEVTREGRVHDEDRRRYLEEHFRAAHRAIADGADLRGYFVWTLLDNFEWAHGYSKRFGLVHVDFETQVRTLKDSGRWFSEITRANAL; encoded by the coding sequence ATGACACATGACCTGAGCACTGAGCAGTTTCCCGAGGGCTTCGCCTGGGGAACGGCCACCGCCAGCTACCAGATCGAGGGGGCCGTGCACGAGGACGGCCGGCTGCCCTCGGTGTGGGATACGTTCGCGCACACGCCCGGCAAGGTGTTCCGCAACCAGACCGGCGACGTCGCGGCGGACCACTACCACCGCTGGCCCGAGGACGTGTCGCTGCTCGCCGACCTCGGCGTGACGCACTACCGGTTCTCGCTGGCCTGGCCCCGCATCCAGCCCGAGGGGTACGGCCCCGTCAACGGCGCGGGCGTCGACTTCTACAGCCGGCTCGTCGACTCACTGCTCGACCACGGCATCACGCCGTGGGTCACGCTCTACCACTGGGACCTGCCGCAGCCGCTTGAGGACGCCGGCGGCTGGCCGCGGCGGGAGACCGCCGAGAAGTTCGCGGAGTACGCGGCGCTGATCCACCAGCGCCTCGGCGACCGGGTGCGGGACTGGACGACGCTGAACGAGCCGTGGTGCGCGGCGTTCCTCGGCTACGCGAGCGGCTACCACGCGCCCGGGCGCGCCGACGGCGCCGCCGCGATGCGGGCCGCGCACCACCTGATGCTCGGGCACGGCCTGGCCGTCGAGGCGCTGCGCGCCCAGGGCGCGGCGAACCTCGGCCTCACGGTCAACCTGTACCCCGTGGACGCGGCCACCGACGGGGACGCCGACCGGGACGCGGCGCGGCGCATCGACGGCCTGATGAACCGCCTCTTCCTCGACCCGGTGCTGCGCGGCTCCTACCCGGCGGACGTGCTGAAGGACGTCGCCGAGATCACCGGCACCGAGCACGTGCGCGACGGCGACCTCGCGACCATCTCGGCGCCGCTGGACTTCCTCGGCGTGAACTACTACTCGCGCCACGTCGTGCGCGCCGGCGCGCCGCGGCCCGGGCCCTCGCAGTGGGTCGGTTCCTCCGACGTGGAGTTCGTCAAGCGCGGGGTGCCCGAGACCGAGATGGGCTGGGAGATCGACCCGGACGGGCTGTACGAGACGCTGACGCGCCTCGCCCGCGAGTACGGCCCGCTGCCGCTGTACGTCACGGAGAACGGGGCCGCGTTCCCCGACGAGGTGACGCGCGAGGGGCGCGTGCACGACGAGGACCGCCGCCGCTACCTGGAGGAGCACTTCAGGGCGGCGCACCGGGCCATCGCGGACGGGGCCGACCTGCGCGGCTACTTCGTGTGGACGCTGCTGGACAACTTCGAGTGGGCGCACGGCTATTCGAAGCGGTTCGGTCTGGTGCACGTGGACTTCGAGACGCAGGTGCGGACCCTGAAGGACAGCGGTCGCTGGTTCTCCGAGATCACGCGCGCCAACGCGCTGTGA
- a CDS encoding organic hydroperoxide resistance protein, with protein sequence MESLYTAAVTANGREGRAVSSDGLLDLALAPPPAFGGAEQPAGTNPEQLFAAGYAACFASALGAVGRSAGADTRDASVTAEVGIGKDTDDEGYRLAVTLRVELPPSLEGETGRSLVEQAHQLCPYSKATRGNVEVSVVVE encoded by the coding sequence ATGGAGTCGCTGTACACCGCCGCGGTCACCGCCAACGGCAGGGAGGGCCGCGCCGTCAGTTCCGACGGCCTCCTCGACCTGGCGCTCGCCCCGCCGCCGGCGTTCGGCGGGGCCGAGCAGCCCGCGGGCACGAACCCGGAGCAGCTGTTCGCCGCCGGCTACGCGGCCTGCTTCGCCAGCGCGCTGGGCGCGGTCGGGCGCAGCGCCGGCGCCGACACGCGCGACGCGTCGGTGACCGCGGAGGTCGGCATCGGCAAGGACACCGACGACGAGGGCTACCGGCTGGCGGTCACCCTGCGGGTCGAGCTCCCCCCGAGCCTGGAGGGCGAGACCGGGCGGAGCCTGGTCGAGCAGGCGCACCAGCTCTGCCCCTACTCCAAGGCGACGCGCGGCAACGTCGAGGTCTCCGTCGTCGTCGAGTAG
- a CDS encoding MFS transporter produces the protein MTSPPARQPAPAPGSGRRRAGGAKGAGRVGGAEGGVPRLWTREFGLFFTARAVARFGDMMLPVALAAGLVGHGGGAGAVGAALASFTASFAGLVVFGGVVADRFDPRHLMIGADLVRVGTEVLAASLFLTGHVVLWQVCAIGAVNGVCAAMFQPGLTSTVPRIAHDVQAANGAVRTAESCMAIGGPAAAGVLVGVTSPGGVFLAHAGTYLVSALCLLLLRLPPRPGRPAAGSFAADLAEGWREFRARTWMWAVIAVWMVFMAAAWGPAVPLVATEVIAAHGTGAYGLVNSALGAGMAVGGLVAMRVRPRYPLRAGALALFGCFLQPATVGAGCGVAVITAGFVVAGAAMAFWGVLWITSVQTRVPAAVLNRIHAYEVAGSAAMLPVGQGLAGPAAGAFGASPVLLAGAAVALAVGAALLAIPAVRNLGRVDAAETAAVPRPAGGPRAGRGRAGD, from the coding sequence ATGACGTCGCCCCCCGCACGGCAGCCCGCGCCGGCGCCCGGCTCCGGGCGCCGGCGCGCGGGGGGTGCGAAGGGCGCGGGGCGCGTGGGGGGCGCGGAAGGCGGGGTGCCGCGCCTGTGGACGCGGGAGTTCGGGCTGTTCTTCACGGCGCGGGCCGTTGCCAGGTTCGGCGACATGATGCTGCCCGTCGCGCTGGCCGCGGGGCTGGTGGGGCACGGCGGCGGCGCGGGCGCGGTGGGGGCGGCGCTCGCGTCGTTCACCGCCTCCTTCGCGGGGCTCGTGGTCTTCGGCGGCGTGGTCGCGGACCGGTTCGACCCCCGGCACCTGATGATCGGGGCCGACCTGGTGCGGGTGGGCACGGAGGTGCTGGCCGCGTCGCTGTTCCTCACCGGGCACGTCGTGCTGTGGCAGGTGTGCGCGATCGGCGCGGTGAACGGGGTGTGCGCCGCGATGTTCCAGCCCGGCCTCACGAGCACGGTGCCGCGCATCGCGCACGACGTGCAGGCGGCCAACGGCGCGGTCCGCACCGCCGAGTCCTGCATGGCCATCGGGGGCCCCGCGGCGGCGGGCGTGCTGGTCGGGGTGACATCGCCGGGCGGCGTGTTCCTCGCGCACGCCGGAACGTACCTGGTCAGCGCCCTGTGCCTGCTGCTGCTCCGGCTGCCGCCGCGGCCCGGGCGGCCGGCCGCCGGTTCGTTCGCCGCCGACCTGGCCGAGGGCTGGCGCGAGTTCAGGGCGCGCACCTGGATGTGGGCGGTCATCGCCGTCTGGATGGTGTTCATGGCGGCGGCGTGGGGCCCCGCGGTCCCGCTGGTGGCGACGGAGGTGATCGCGGCCCACGGAACGGGCGCCTACGGCCTGGTGAACTCGGCGCTCGGGGCGGGCATGGCCGTCGGCGGGCTGGTCGCGATGCGCGTGCGGCCCAGGTACCCGCTGCGCGCGGGGGCGCTGGCGCTGTTCGGCTGCTTCCTCCAGCCGGCGACGGTGGGCGCGGGGTGCGGGGTCGCGGTGATCACCGCGGGTTTCGTCGTGGCGGGCGCGGCGATGGCGTTCTGGGGTGTCCTGTGGATCACCAGTGTCCAGACGCGGGTGCCGGCCGCCGTGCTGAACCGCATCCACGCCTACGAGGTCGCGGGCTCCGCGGCGATGCTGCCGGTCGGGCAGGGGCTCGCAGGTCCGGCCGCGGGCGCCTTCGGCGCGTCCCCTGTGCTGCTCGCGGGGGCGGCGGTCGCGCTCGCGGTCGGCGCCGCGCTGCTCGCGATCCCCGCGGTGCGGAACCTCGGGCGGGTGGACGCGGCGGAGACGGCCGCCGTCCCGCGGCCGGCGGGCGGGCCGCGGGCCGGTCGCGGCCGGGCGGGGGACTGA
- a CDS encoding DUF397 domain-containing protein, with protein sequence MPIEQGATRAWTRSSYSGGNGACLEVRLPVRDVLSVRDSKDPGGPRLGFPAGSWSAFLDAVGTGARDRWAAGVVAARPGRRA encoded by the coding sequence ATGCCAATTGAGCAAGGTGCGACGCGGGCCTGGACCAGGTCCTCCTATTCGGGGGGCAACGGCGCCTGCCTGGAGGTGAGACTGCCGGTGCGCGACGTCCTCTCGGTGCGCGACTCCAAGGACCCGGGCGGGCCGCGGCTCGGTTTCCCCGCGGGCTCGTGGTCGGCGTTCCTCGACGCCGTCGGAACGGGCGCGCGGGACCGGTGGGCGGCCGGCGTCGTCGCGGCGCGGCCGGGCCGGCGCGCCTGA
- a CDS encoding MarR family winged helix-turn-helix transcriptional regulator encodes MSTEYLRLDQQICFALHAASRAFGGVYRAVLRDLGLTYPQYLVMLVLWEHGELSVGRIGEHLRLDSGTLSPLLKRLEAGGLVRRTRGTEDERSVTVRPTAAGLALRERAERVPPLVAGATGLDDAELARLRADLTRLTAALDAAAARAR; translated from the coding sequence ATGAGCACGGAGTACCTGCGCCTCGACCAGCAGATCTGCTTCGCCCTGCACGCGGCCTCGCGCGCCTTCGGCGGCGTCTACCGCGCGGTCCTGCGCGATCTGGGGCTCACCTACCCGCAATACCTGGTCATGCTCGTGCTGTGGGAGCACGGAGAGCTGTCCGTGGGGCGCATCGGCGAGCACCTGCGCCTCGACTCGGGCACGCTGTCGCCGCTGCTCAAGCGGCTGGAGGCGGGCGGCTTGGTGCGGCGGACGCGCGGCACCGAGGACGAGCGCTCCGTCACCGTCCGCCCGACGGCCGCCGGGCTCGCCCTGCGCGAGCGCGCCGAGCGCGTTCCGCCGCTCGTCGCCGGGGCCACCGGCCTGGACGACGCGGAGCTTGCCCGGCTGCGCGCGGACCTGACGCGGCTGACGGCCGCGCTCGACGCGGCGGCCGCGCGAGCGCGGTGA